In Propionispora hippei DSM 15287, a single window of DNA contains:
- a CDS encoding phage protein Gp13 family protein — protein sequence MIKVVPATIAHIFEFADNARRIDIEEVEVASGKSFDSHLPSLLLSINKVQAVIEDETGEVLGIGGIEPTRNLTVGAIWLLMTNAVESRKIEFLRFSRRYLKTLLAEYECLINVVYNKNKLHVSWLNWLGAEWVEQNELFSMFIITRKR from the coding sequence ATGATTAAGGTCGTTCCTGCAACGATTGCTCATATCTTCGAGTTTGCAGATAATGCTCGAAGAATTGACATTGAGGAGGTTGAGGTAGCGAGTGGAAAATCCTTCGACTCGCATCTCCCCTCCCTTCTTTTATCCATCAACAAGGTACAGGCGGTCATTGAGGATGAGACCGGAGAAGTCCTTGGGATTGGTGGAATTGAACCTACAAGAAATCTGACAGTAGGTGCTATATGGCTCTTGATGACAAACGCTGTTGAGAGCCGCAAGATTGAGTTCCTCCGGTTCTCCCGGAGATACCTGAAGACCCTCTTGGCAGAATACGAGTGCCTTATTAATGTAGTCTACAACAAGAACAAATTGCATGTCTCTTGGCTCAACTGGCTAGGGGCTGAATGGGTCGAACAGAACGAACTCTTTTCCATGTTCATTATCACAAGAAAGAGGTGA